One part of the Candidatus Borreliella tachyglossi genome encodes these proteins:
- a CDS encoding ATP-binding cassette domain-containing protein — MKIEFCNVSFFYGKNEIYSDLNLSFSKPQTYLILGKNGVGKTTLLKLMSGLLNSFKGKILFNSLKVFPRNPLNLVNLFFVPEEFKLPNLSLRDYYSSLCRFYSNFSEEDFKEYLLKFEIDTDLNFASCSYGQKKKSLIAFSIATNVPVLIFDEPTNGLDIVSKNVFRSVINNLKDKMVFVTGHNVRDLVDIVDHLTIIGNKDVLFSNSISYINDNYKVKIVGELDGREIYYEEAKDGFKALYHENGASGKGVDLEFFFLYISSNKVRKLINV, encoded by the coding sequence GTGAAAATAGAATTTTGCAATGTGTCATTTTTTTATGGTAAGAATGAAATTTATTCAGATTTAAATTTAAGTTTTTCCAAGCCACAGACTTACTTGATTCTTGGCAAGAACGGGGTAGGTAAGACTACTTTACTTAAGCTTATGAGTGGGCTACTAAATTCATTTAAGGGAAAAATTTTGTTTAATTCTTTGAAAGTTTTTCCAAGAAATCCTTTAAATTTAGTGAATTTATTTTTTGTTCCTGAGGAATTTAAGTTGCCCAATCTTTCTTTGAGGGATTATTATAGCTCTTTATGTAGATTTTATTCAAACTTTAGCGAAGAGGATTTTAAGGAGTATTTATTGAAATTTGAGATAGATACTGATCTTAATTTTGCATCTTGTTCATATGGTCAGAAGAAAAAAAGTCTTATTGCTTTCTCTATTGCTACAAATGTTCCTGTTTTAATATTTGATGAACCAACGAATGGTCTTGATATTGTTTCAAAGAATGTTTTCAGAAGTGTTATAAATAATTTAAAAGATAAGATGGTTTTTGTTACAGGACATAATGTTAGGGATTTAGTAGATATTGTAGACCATTTGACTATTATTGGGAATAAGGATGTTCTTTTCTCGAATTCAATTTCTTATATTAATGATAATTATAAAGTTAAGATTGTAGGTGAACTTGATGGGAGGGAGATTTATTATGAAGAGGCAAAGGATGGATTTAAAGCACTCTATCATGAGAATGGGGCTTCCGGTAAGGGTGTTGACCTTGAGTTCTTTTTTTTATATATAAGTAGTAATAAAGTAAGGAAGTTGATAAATGTTTAG
- a CDS encoding glycosyltransferase family 2 protein, with amino-acid sequence MHKYKVSVIICFFNSDKTLESIIKDAINQTLRDKEIVLINDGSYDNSLEIAQKYADKYDFIKIINQRNMGIAVSRNNGLEMAQGEYIVYWDGDDSVESTMLEVLYNRAKADNSDIVCSQFYIYFLARSIRRKSLLPFPNYPITGKEAFENLLLTVFASFCKRNFVVGTLWDKLIRRDFVLSHNIRLHNVILEDIVFLIHVFLKAGRVSFVNNYFYTNFQRMGSASSSISVISKIDLPLKVVENLLRDEGIFEKYFELYKKFYLQFYYYISFKQIYIVSSHIRDRLVYKAYKEKLISVLNEIKHSEEFQEYYSSLEGIGMSGIQILPRVMLKVWHVSSALYVNFSLFIYRSFLRN; translated from the coding sequence ATGCATAAGTACAAGGTATCGGTGATTATTTGCTTTTTTAATTCTGATAAGACTCTTGAATCAATAATAAAGGATGCTATTAATCAAACATTAAGAGATAAAGAAATTGTACTGATTAATGATGGTTCTTACGATAATAGTTTGGAGATAGCTCAAAAGTATGCAGATAAATATGATTTTATAAAAATTATTAATCAGAGAAATATGGGAATAGCTGTCTCTAGAAATAACGGACTTGAAATGGCTCAAGGCGAGTATATAGTTTATTGGGATGGTGATGATTCTGTTGAGAGCACTATGCTCGAGGTACTATATAATAGAGCAAAAGCTGATAATTCAGATATTGTTTGTTCTCAGTTTTATATTTATTTTCTTGCAAGAAGTATAAGAAGAAAATCTTTGCTTCCTTTTCCCAATTATCCAATAACTGGGAAAGAAGCCTTTGAGAATTTATTATTAACTGTTTTTGCTAGCTTTTGCAAGAGAAATTTTGTTGTGGGTACATTGTGGGATAAGCTCATTAGAAGAGATTTTGTTTTAAGTCATAATATTAGACTACATAATGTAATATTAGAAGACATAGTTTTTTTGATTCATGTTTTTTTAAAAGCAGGTAGAGTTTCTTTTGTAAATAATTATTTTTATACTAACTTTCAGCGTATGGGTAGTGCTAGTTCGTCAATTAGTGTGATAAGTAAAATTGATTTACCTCTTAAGGTGGTAGAGAATTTGCTAAGGGATGAAGGAATTTTTGAGAAGTATTTTGAGCTTTATAAAAAGTTTTATTTACAGTTTTATTATTATATTTCTTTTAAGCAGATTTATATTGTAAGTTCACACATTAGGGATCGGCTTGTTTATAAGGCTTATAAAGAAAAGCTTATCTCTGTACTTAATGAAATTAAGCATTCTGAAGAATTTCAAGAATATTACTCAAGTCTTGAAGGTATTGGGATGAGTGGGATTCAAATTTTGCCAAGAGTTATGTTGAAAGTTTGGCATGTTAGTTCAGCTTTGTATGTGAATTTTTCTTTGTTTATTTACAGATCTTTTTTGAGGAACTAA
- a CDS encoding DUF3996 domain-containing protein, with protein sequence MTKRIMLASILILLATYTFADSTSTARGKFGAGLLLPFPIALELSIGNVDIDFGLYAGSNNLFRDWKTLFLALDYIFYTFTFSGAANILDFAVGGGAYGTIWFSRWGSNQANHGPMSLGARLPLILNLAVVRKKFDVFLKVAPGLGLNIWSKGVGFRWEVFAGLGLRVWFA encoded by the coding sequence ATGACAAAAAGGATTATGCTTGCCTCAATACTTATACTACTTGCAACATATACTTTTGCAGATTCAACATCAACAGCAAGGGGTAAATTTGGAGCAGGGCTTTTATTGCCATTTCCAATTGCATTAGAATTGAGTATTGGTAATGTTGATATAGATTTTGGTCTTTATGCTGGTTCAAATAACCTATTTAGGGATTGGAAAACTTTATTTCTTGCACTAGACTACATTTTCTATACATTTACTTTTTCAGGAGCAGCTAATATACTAGATTTTGCTGTTGGGGGTGGTGCTTATGGAACAATATGGTTCTCAAGGTGGGGAAGTAATCAAGCAAATCATGGGCCAATGAGTTTGGGGGCCAGATTACCACTGATTTTAAATCTTGCAGTAGTTAGAAAAAAATTCGACGTATTTTTAAAAGTAGCACCTGGTCTTGGACTAAATATTTGGAGCAAAGGTGTTGGGTTCAGATGGGAAGTATTTGCAGGACTTGGTCTTAGAGTCTGGTTTGCATAA
- a CDS encoding chemotaxis protein CheB codes for MKILIVDIQGLIRQVFVRAFNRDVDVEILNPGSNSLNLINVFLQKFPDLVIIDENTARSNFGSALNNVLNNISLPVVFIAEDEISPNFGFLEAKKDKIKLVINKLNFRLTINLFRSEYLSLIKSEVRKVASNKLITSFDVKRIKAPESSDKFETRKSNVDISSVTKSYKVADIINVAPKNDPDIVIKYQGVINRQKTGKVIFVGSSTGGTEALRVFLKFFRKDSPPIVIVQHMPGGFTTSFARSLNNELEVDVKEAEDGDVLRTGLVIIANGNYHLVVKYANGSYFVNLLDGPLVSRHKPSVNVLFRSAAMYAGENAIGVMLTGMGDDGAVCMLEMKKNGSYNIAQDQQTSVVFGMPMEAIKIGAVDKILPLNKIPEYILRRS; via the coding sequence ATGAAAATATTGATAGTTGATATTCAAGGTCTTATAAGACAGGTTTTTGTTAGGGCTTTTAATAGAGATGTGGATGTTGAGATATTAAATCCGGGTTCTAATTCTTTAAACCTTATTAATGTGTTTTTACAGAAATTTCCCGATTTGGTTATTATTGACGAGAATACAGCTAGGTCTAATTTTGGAAGTGCTCTTAATAATGTTCTTAATAATATTTCACTTCCTGTTGTCTTTATAGCAGAGGATGAGATTTCTCCAAACTTTGGATTTCTTGAAGCTAAGAAAGATAAAATTAAGTTAGTAATAAATAAACTTAACTTTAGGCTTACAATTAATTTATTTAGAAGTGAATATTTAAGTTTAATAAAATCTGAGGTAAGGAAAGTTGCGAGCAATAAACTTATTACTTCTTTTGATGTTAAAAGGATTAAAGCTCCTGAATCTTCGGATAAGTTTGAGACTAGAAAATCTAATGTAGATATTTCTAGTGTAACAAAGAGTTATAAAGTTGCAGATATTATTAATGTTGCTCCTAAGAATGATCCTGATATTGTTATAAAATATCAGGGAGTCATTAATAGACAAAAAACTGGAAAAGTGATTTTTGTTGGATCTTCAACGGGTGGTACTGAAGCTTTAAGAGTTTTTTTAAAGTTTTTTAGGAAAGATTCTCCTCCAATTGTCATTGTCCAACATATGCCAGGAGGATTTACAACATCTTTTGCAAGAAGTTTAAATAATGAGCTTGAGGTTGATGTGAAAGAGGCTGAGGATGGCGATGTTTTAAGGACAGGTCTTGTAATCATTGCCAATGGTAATTATCATTTAGTTGTCAAATATGCTAATGGAAGCTATTTTGTGAATTTATTAGATGGTCCTTTAGTTAGTAGACATAAGCCTTCTGTTAATGTATTGTTTCGTTCTGCTGCTATGTATGCTGGAGAGAATGCTATTGGTGTTATGCTTACAGGAATGGGAGATGATGGGGCTGTTTGTATGCTTGAGATGAAGAAGAATGGTTCGTATAATATTGCTCAGGATCAACAAACATCTGTGGTATTTGGTATGCCTATGGAAGCAATAAAAATAGGTGCTGTAGATAAGATTCTTCCTTTAAATAAAATACCTGAATATATTCTGAGGAGGTCTTAA
- a CDS encoding ABC transporter permease: MFSLKRIANLFHIEFTYHKKLYLYFVILVFSVFILIHIFSRLYWINSLIDVRTPANEIIFFLFASSSYIISIYMMFDHYNAIHDPLRSVLYLSLPVSALERYFFNLVKFLFVFPLFLILCYYSAFNFIVLLDNVFSVENKTDYFSMHLIFKFLKMTYFNYLIAFPIFLLSSLIFKSYPFLKAVLIGVLLFGFLAAFFDFAIFFTDAYIFSELYNFSILHKGYSLFKLVCMLFSSFLYFSLYFVLNNLGCLNSRSNLRILLGLIPFFPCAIFLIIILSFLCMYDLL; this comes from the coding sequence ATGTTTAGCTTAAAAAGGATTGCAAACCTTTTTCATATTGAATTTACTTATCATAAAAAGCTATATCTTTATTTCGTTATTTTAGTTTTTAGTGTTTTTATTTTGATTCATATTTTTTCAAGACTTTATTGGATCAATAGTTTAATTGATGTGCGTACTCCTGCTAATGAAATTATATTTTTTTTGTTTGCCTCATCATCTTATATTATATCAATATATATGATGTTTGATCATTATAATGCGATTCATGATCCACTTAGAAGTGTGCTTTATCTATCTCTTCCGGTATCAGCTCTAGAGAGATATTTTTTTAATTTAGTTAAATTTTTGTTTGTTTTTCCGTTGTTTTTAATTTTGTGTTATTATTCAGCTTTTAATTTTATTGTGTTATTAGATAACGTATTTTCCGTAGAAAATAAGACTGATTATTTTTCTATGCATCTTATTTTTAAATTTTTAAAAATGACTTATTTTAATTACTTAATAGCCTTTCCTATATTTTTGTTATCTAGTCTTATATTTAAAAGTTACCCCTTCCTAAAGGCTGTGCTTATAGGTGTATTGCTTTTCGGGTTTTTGGCAGCCTTTTTTGATTTTGCTATATTTTTTACTGACGCCTATATATTTTCAGAGTTATATAATTTTAGTATTTTACATAAGGGATATTCTTTATTTAAACTTGTTTGTATGCTTTTCTCAAGTTTCTTATATTTTTCTTTATATTTTGTTCTAAACAACTTGGGATGTTTGAATAGTAGAAGTAATTTACGAATTTTACTCGGATTAATACCTTTTTTCCCATGTGCTATTTTTCTTATTATTATTCTTAGCTTTCTTTGTATGTATGATTTATTATAA
- a CDS encoding chemotaxis protein CheW, with protein sequence MELETDIQDTLSQYLLFSLDELYAIEVRYVVEVLEYTQISKIPRTPDYMAGIINNRGKIVPIIDIRRQFGMEARKVNYDEIKKTKEVDVSNIIILSLTYEGDEFNLGILVDCVNEVLELDPSNIDDAPKIGAGFNSRFISGIGKSNNRFIIILDIDNLFDVKELSKFRNTTIHDPNSKN encoded by the coding sequence ATGGAATTAGAAACCGATATACAAGATACATTAAGTCAGTATCTTTTGTTTAGTTTGGATGAACTTTATGCTATCGAGGTTAGGTATGTGGTTGAAGTATTGGAATATACTCAAATATCAAAAATACCAAGAACTCCTGATTATATGGCAGGGATTATTAACAATCGAGGCAAAATAGTTCCAATAATTGACATAAGACGACAATTTGGCATGGAAGCTCGCAAAGTTAATTATGATGAAATTAAGAAAACCAAGGAAGTGGATGTTTCAAACATCATTATATTAAGTCTAACATATGAAGGAGATGAATTTAATCTTGGAATTTTGGTAGATTGTGTTAATGAAGTTCTTGAATTAGATCCATCTAATATTGATGATGCTCCAAAGATTGGTGCGGGGTTCAATTCAAGATTTATCTCAGGCATTGGCAAGAGTAATAATCGATTTATTATTATCCTTGATATAGACAATTTATTTGATGTTAAAGAGCTTTCCAAATTTAGAAATACTACAATACATGACCCTAATAGTAAGAACTAG
- a CDS encoding BB0569 family chemotaxis protein, whose translation MRDNDKPLDINLHIDKLFTELETFDTRSRQIYSNLSKAIPKIIEKLSKDIKDLSFNIGFISDLDIDNDYSLNNFIYKVIRVLNDFVSYFNSSTDSLEIQFGTIRDKVKDIEILEDVIERMKKSSLDMEIMSINTLTVAMRAGRAGGAFSYITNEIKILTQSMIKQADQLTSRGRDVKVGLDRAKDQVLENNTAENKILEEFKGNLIKNIDEFSGEIGEVIAFYDGILGILNEFKFKFVNAVSYLQFQDRLTQSLYHLNIMYSNIDVFKFRDINELQKLKVLSVFTESSKMIIRDVIDKLDENLFVFEGFVDASISSIQSINDLKSDNSLYIDISRTVESFAVILSNLLKRIDDVEKNNSNFLSLYYEQIKLVKSLEFMFANISDISSRFQNINIASKIEVVKRIELEDMEGNISEMSKIISNIDFNINKGREFLDQIIFFFEKVVKDYDNRFYLEKTYFNKFKKLFMEIRSNIFEIKNIAIDNILSYEIFPVDFLEIFEEIKLEVYNVKALKNGLLHIQEIITNMEDDINHNLNLELLKNGLNFVAIEDKEFIRRIANRFTLFVHKKHLLSLIEDEKDVQSLDEGSVILF comes from the coding sequence ATGAGAGATAATGATAAACCTTTGGATATTAACTTGCATATTGATAAATTGTTTACTGAGCTTGAAACTTTTGATACTCGTTCAAGACAGATTTATTCCAACTTAAGTAAAGCAATTCCTAAAATAATAGAGAAACTTTCAAAAGATATTAAAGATTTGTCTTTTAATATTGGTTTTATTTCTGACCTTGACATTGACAATGATTATTCTTTAAATAATTTTATCTATAAAGTAATAAGAGTATTAAATGATTTTGTCTCTTATTTTAATTCTTCAACAGATTCACTTGAGATTCAGTTTGGCACAATAAGAGATAAGGTTAAGGATATTGAGATACTTGAAGATGTTATTGAAAGGATGAAGAAGAGCTCTCTTGATATGGAAATAATGTCAATTAATACATTAACTGTTGCCATGAGGGCTGGACGGGCAGGGGGAGCGTTTTCTTATATTACAAATGAGATTAAGATTTTGACTCAATCTATGATTAAGCAAGCAGATCAGCTTACTAGTAGGGGTAGAGATGTTAAGGTTGGACTTGATCGTGCTAAGGATCAAGTGCTTGAAAATAATACAGCTGAGAATAAAATTCTTGAAGAATTTAAAGGCAATTTAATTAAAAATATAGATGAATTCTCAGGAGAGATTGGAGAAGTTATTGCTTTTTATGATGGTATATTGGGTATACTTAATGAGTTTAAATTTAAGTTTGTGAATGCTGTCTCTTATCTGCAGTTTCAAGATAGACTTACTCAGTCTTTGTATCATTTAAATATTATGTATTCAAATATTGACGTTTTTAAATTTAGAGATATAAATGAACTTCAAAAATTGAAAGTTTTATCCGTTTTTACAGAATCATCCAAGATGATAATTAGAGATGTGATTGACAAATTGGATGAAAATTTATTTGTGTTTGAAGGATTTGTTGACGCATCTATTTCTTCTATTCAGAGCATCAATGATTTAAAATCAGATAATTCTTTATATATTGATATTTCAAGAACTGTGGAATCTTTTGCGGTGATTTTATCAAATTTGCTTAAAAGAATTGATGATGTTGAGAAAAATAATTCTAACTTTTTAAGTCTTTATTATGAACAGATTAAGCTTGTTAAGTCTTTAGAGTTTATGTTTGCAAATATTTCAGATATTTCTTCTAGATTTCAAAATATTAATATCGCTTCTAAAATAGAGGTTGTAAAGAGAATTGAACTTGAGGATATGGAAGGTAATATTTCTGAGATGTCAAAGATTATTAGTAATATTGATTTTAATATCAATAAAGGACGAGAATTTTTAGACCAGATAATATTTTTCTTTGAAAAAGTTGTAAAGGATTATGATAACAGATTTTATCTTGAGAAAACTTATTTTAATAAGTTCAAGAAATTATTCATGGAAATAAGGAGTAATATTTTCGAGATAAAAAATATTGCTATTGACAATATTTTATCTTATGAAATATTTCCGGTTGATTTTTTAGAAATATTTGAAGAAATAAAATTAGAAGTTTATAATGTTAAGGCTTTAAAAAATGGTCTTTTACATATTCAAGAGATTATAACCAATATGGAGGACGATATTAATCATAATCTTAACTTAGAACTATTGAAGAACGGCCTTAATTTTGTTGCAATTGAAGATAAGGAGTTTATTCGCAGAATTGCTAACAGATTTACTTTGTTTGTGCATAAGAAACATTTGCTATCCCTTATTGAGGATGAAAAAGATGTGCAATCATTGGACGAGGGTAGTGTAATTTTATTTTAA
- a CDS encoding Sapep family Mn(2+)-dependent dipeptidase: MSFQLKEQFYFDLEKLIKFNSVNAAPLPNKPFGEQIDLCLDKVLEIAKTIGFEVYKDKFGYYGFAEIGKGNELIGVLAHIDIVDVGNVSHWDSDPFTLSFRDGKVYARGILDDKGPLMAVLYAFQLLVLEGTFFKKRFRLIFGTDEETLWRCIEQYKVREEIPKFSFTPDADFPVVNAEKGLLQFDVVSDEKFVTDFALGVGYNVIPEECSFELGDSNKDDFRILLDSFGDKIRYKFSENNVVIHGVSAHASLPELGVNVAPYALSIMKTFGAKANFLNFFEDKIGFTVNGEKLFDKVLEDSKSGKLTLCLTKVNLSKTSSQVLSFDMRHPVDFRREDLVDSIKKALNPYGLNYREISFLDPIYVDSDSNFVKSLIEVYQNFTGESDVKPIAIGGATYARAFANCVAFGPLFKGSDSTAHQTNEYMQESELLKLVLIYKEAILKLNA; encoded by the coding sequence ATGAGTTTTCAGTTAAAAGAACAATTTTATTTTGACTTAGAAAAATTAATAAAGTTTAATAGTGTGAATGCTGCTCCTTTGCCCAATAAGCCTTTTGGGGAACAAATTGATTTGTGTTTAGATAAAGTTTTAGAGATAGCTAAAACTATTGGTTTTGAAGTTTATAAAGACAAATTTGGATATTATGGTTTTGCTGAAATAGGGAAGGGCAATGAGCTTATAGGTGTTTTGGCGCACATTGATATTGTTGATGTTGGAAATGTGTCTCATTGGGATTCAGATCCTTTTACACTTAGTTTTAGAGATGGAAAGGTATATGCTAGGGGTATTCTGGACGACAAGGGACCTTTGATGGCGGTTCTTTATGCTTTTCAATTATTAGTTTTGGAGGGGACTTTTTTTAAGAAAAGATTTAGGTTGATTTTTGGCACGGATGAGGAAACTTTATGGCGTTGTATTGAGCAGTATAAGGTTAGGGAAGAGATTCCTAAGTTTTCTTTTACGCCCGATGCTGATTTTCCAGTGGTTAATGCTGAGAAAGGACTATTGCAGTTTGATGTTGTTAGTGATGAAAAATTTGTTACGGATTTTGCGCTTGGGGTTGGATATAATGTTATTCCTGAAGAGTGTTCTTTTGAGCTTGGAGATTCTAACAAGGATGACTTTAGAATTTTGCTTGACAGTTTTGGTGATAAGATTAGATATAAATTTTCAGAGAATAATGTTGTAATTCATGGTGTATCCGCCCATGCTTCATTGCCTGAACTTGGTGTTAATGTTGCTCCTTATGCACTCAGTATAATGAAGACTTTTGGCGCGAAAGCTAATTTTCTTAACTTTTTTGAAGACAAAATTGGCTTTACTGTTAATGGTGAGAAATTGTTTGATAAAGTTTTGGAAGATTCTAAGTCGGGGAAGCTTACTCTTTGTTTGACAAAAGTTAACTTGTCTAAGACTTCTAGTCAAGTTTTGTCTTTTGATATGAGGCATCCTGTAGATTTTAGAAGAGAGGATTTAGTAGATTCAATTAAGAAGGCTTTAAATCCATATGGCTTAAATTATCGAGAAATTTCCTTTCTCGATCCTATTTATGTTGATTCTGATTCAAATTTTGTTAAGTCTTTGATTGAAGTTTATCAAAATTTTACAGGAGAAAGTGATGTTAAGCCTATTGCTATTGGTGGTGCAACTTATGCTAGGGCTTTTGCAAATTGTGTTGCCTTTGGGCCATTGTTTAAAGGCTCAGATAGTACAGCTCATCAAACTAATGAATATATGCAAGAAAGCGAGCTTTTAAAGCTTGTTTTGATTTATAAAGAAGCTATCTTGAAGCTTAATGCTTAA
- a CDS encoding response regulator produces the protein MQKRILVIDDNRAIRQSVAYILEQNGFGVSEAKDGLEGVSKFKEAVGQSDKDFDLIITDINMPNLDGIGVIKQIREFGSFVPILVLTTESEQSKVDEGRKAGATGWLVKPFNPDTLMQTISKIF, from the coding sequence ATGCAAAAAAGAATTTTAGTCATAGATGACAATAGAGCTATTAGACAAAGCGTTGCTTATATTTTGGAGCAGAATGGTTTTGGAGTGTCTGAGGCAAAAGATGGACTGGAAGGTGTATCTAAATTTAAGGAGGCTGTTGGACAGAGTGATAAAGATTTTGATCTTATTATTACGGATATAAATATGCCTAATTTAGATGGAATAGGAGTGATTAAGCAGATAAGAGAATTTGGAAGTTTTGTTCCGATACTTGTTTTAACTACGGAGTCCGAGCAGTCTAAAGTTGATGAAGGTCGTAAGGCTGGTGCAACTGGTTGGCTTGTTAAGCCTTTTAATCCTGATACTCTTATGCAAACAATATCTAAAATATTTTAG
- a CDS encoding STAS domain-containing protein encodes MIYKPEGELVINSIFKVKEDLLNIFKEMKEGDALTIDLSSVEKIDITFIQILYASNKYARNKNLFVKIGYPSDEVLSSLLHGGFLNDIEDIDHLDLGLSLIEF; translated from the coding sequence ATGATTTATAAGCCAGAAGGAGAACTTGTAATAAACAGCATTTTCAAAGTTAAGGAAGATCTTTTAAATATTTTCAAAGAGATGAAAGAAGGTGATGCTCTTACTATCGATCTTTCAAGTGTGGAAAAAATAGATATTACTTTTATACAAATTTTGTATGCGTCCAATAAATATGCTAGGAATAAGAATTTGTTTGTAAAGATAGGATATCCATCTGATGAAGTTTTAAGTTCATTGCTACATGGTGGATTTTTAAATGACATTGAAGATATTGACCACTTGGATTTAGGACTTAGTTTGATTGAATTTTAG
- the pyrH gene encoding UMP kinase produces MLKIISLGGGIIHPDKINIEYIKNFRNLIFKWIKENDKRKIILVTGGGKIAREYQDAYKQINPEFENYELDEIGIMATKLNAKLISKSMKPFCIDDIISDPTQDFHFKGKILVASGWKSGFSTDYIAVKFAEKFKSGEIINLTNVNQVYDKDPKKFNDAKGLSNITWNELQDIVGNSWKPGLNSPFDPIATSLALNLGLRAYILNGIDLKNLEKVLYKNDDFLGTIVVK; encoded by the coding sequence ATGCTTAAAATAATCAGCCTTGGAGGCGGAATAATTCATCCTGATAAAATCAACATAGAATACATCAAAAATTTCAGAAATCTTATTTTCAAATGGATAAAAGAAAATGACAAAAGAAAAATTATCCTAGTCACAGGTGGAGGCAAGATAGCAAGAGAATATCAAGATGCTTATAAACAAATCAACCCTGAATTTGAAAATTATGAACTTGATGAGATTGGAATAATGGCAACCAAACTCAATGCCAAACTTATTAGCAAATCAATGAAACCATTTTGTATTGATGACATCATTAGCGATCCTACTCAAGATTTTCATTTTAAAGGAAAAATATTAGTTGCTTCAGGATGGAAATCAGGATTCTCAACAGATTACATTGCTGTAAAATTTGCCGAAAAATTCAAATCAGGTGAAATAATTAACTTAACGAATGTAAATCAAGTTTATGATAAAGATCCAAAAAAATTTAATGATGCTAAGGGACTCAGTAATATTACTTGGAATGAATTACAAGATATTGTTGGAAACAGCTGGAAACCTGGATTAAATTCGCCATTTGACCCAATAGCGACCAGCTTAGCACTAAATCTTGGTCTTAGAGCCTATATCTTAAATGGAATTGACCTTAAAAATTTGGAAAAAGTTTTATATAAAAATGATGATTTTTTAGGAACGATTGTAGTAAAATAA